One Leifsonia shinshuensis DNA window includes the following coding sequences:
- a CDS encoding ArdC-like ssDNA-binding domain-containing protein: MVAGFRQWQAKGRQVRRGEKSIKIFGYHEKKNEPVEGADEAAQEAKRVIRYFPTLSVFDIAQTDPIEGAEPLPENPTHQLTGDDDHGVIPSLTAHLATHGWTVHRAAIGNASGYTDPKSRRVTLAENLAIEQAAKTLIHETAHIELRHIDDVDEYRAHRGQMEVEAESVAYIVSGLTGFDTSAYSVGYITGWADEDVTVIRDTAALVLKVAHTLAEIIELHG, from the coding sequence ATGGTCGCTGGGTTCCGGCAGTGGCAGGCGAAAGGACGTCAGGTGCGCAGAGGCGAGAAGTCGATCAAGATCTTCGGGTACCACGAGAAGAAGAACGAACCCGTTGAGGGCGCTGATGAAGCAGCCCAAGAGGCTAAGCGCGTGATTCGGTATTTCCCGACGTTGTCGGTGTTCGACATTGCGCAGACGGACCCAATCGAAGGGGCCGAGCCACTGCCAGAGAACCCGACCCACCAGCTGACCGGCGACGACGACCACGGCGTCATCCCTTCCCTCACCGCGCACCTCGCGACGCACGGATGGACGGTTCACCGCGCGGCGATCGGAAATGCTAGCGGGTACACCGACCCCAAGTCGCGCCGGGTGACCTTGGCTGAAAACCTCGCCATTGAGCAGGCCGCGAAGACGCTCATTCACGAAACCGCACACATCGAACTGCGCCACATCGACGACGTCGACGAGTACCGCGCTCACCGCGGCCAGATGGAAGTCGAAGCCGAATCGGTCGCGTACATCGTCTCCGGTCTCACCGGATTCGACACCAGCGCATACAGCGTCGGATACATCACCGGGTGGGCGGACGAAGACGTCACGGTCATTCGAGACACCGCAGCACTCGTCCTGAAGGTGGCCCATACCCTCGCGGAGATCATCGAGCTCCACGGCTAG
- a CDS encoding tyrosine-type recombinase/integrase, translating into MSVRGADGPEEERSVRVAQGSPAARLLTPGVALFAAEETVLAAMLEGWELQQRSRMLSGLTIERRLLTVRRFASFTNDYPWHWTPGDVEAWTAEMVSAGMAHSTVRNYQMAVSLFCGYLSDPRYQWHEVCERHFGDVPVQVFHEWNTVIHRSDYEGRPGNRPLSRDELQAFFDYCDQRVSQVQSTGRKGWLAAFRDATLFKTIYAWGLRRREASKLETVDWSGNAAAIGFGRYGALAVRYGKALRGSPPRRRTVLTTMGWAAEAVAEWTEELRPLYDATGTALWPTERRARVSADAISRRFAEYRDAIGLDRNLGPHCLRHSYATHLLEDGFDHLFVQQQLGHSWGSTTAIYTTVGADYKNKALRRALDRAFQPETE; encoded by the coding sequence GTGTCGGTGCGAGGTGCGGATGGTCCCGAGGAGGAGCGGTCGGTGCGCGTTGCTCAAGGCAGCCCAGCGGCGCGGCTGCTCACACCGGGCGTGGCGCTGTTCGCCGCCGAGGAGACCGTGCTCGCGGCGATGCTGGAGGGCTGGGAGCTGCAGCAGCGGTCCCGAATGCTGTCGGGGTTGACGATCGAGCGTCGGCTGTTGACGGTTCGCCGGTTCGCGTCGTTCACGAACGACTACCCGTGGCACTGGACGCCGGGCGATGTCGAGGCGTGGACGGCGGAGATGGTCTCGGCGGGGATGGCGCACTCGACGGTGCGGAACTACCAGATGGCGGTGTCGCTGTTCTGCGGCTACCTCTCCGATCCCCGTTATCAGTGGCACGAGGTCTGCGAACGGCACTTCGGAGACGTGCCGGTGCAGGTGTTCCACGAGTGGAACACGGTGATCCATCGCAGCGACTACGAGGGGCGGCCGGGCAACCGGCCGCTGTCGCGCGACGAGCTCCAAGCGTTCTTCGACTATTGCGACCAGCGCGTCTCCCAGGTGCAGTCGACGGGCCGCAAGGGCTGGCTGGCGGCGTTCCGCGACGCGACACTGTTCAAGACGATCTACGCCTGGGGTCTGCGCCGGCGGGAAGCCTCCAAGTTGGAGACGGTTGACTGGTCGGGCAACGCTGCGGCTATCGGGTTCGGCCGATACGGGGCGCTGGCCGTCCGCTACGGCAAAGCACTGCGCGGCAGCCCGCCCAGGCGTCGCACCGTTCTGACCACGATGGGGTGGGCGGCCGAGGCCGTCGCGGAGTGGACGGAGGAGCTTCGCCCGCTCTACGACGCGACAGGCACGGCGTTGTGGCCGACTGAGCGGCGCGCCCGCGTCAGCGCGGATGCGATCTCGCGACGGTTCGCCGAGTACCGGGACGCGATCGGTCTGGACCGGAACCTCGGCCCGCACTGCCTGCGCCACTCGTATGCGACGCATCTGCTCGAAGACGGCTTCGACCACTTGTTCGTGCAGCAGCAGCTCGGCCATTCCTGGGGCTCGACGACCGCGATCTACACGACCGTCGGCGCCGACTACAAGAACAAGGCGCTGCGCCGAGCCCTCGACCGCGCCTTCCAGCCCGAGACCGAGTGA
- a CDS encoding helix-turn-helix domain-containing protein produces the protein MARTPQPRLGYRWHLRRLMAAQEMFATTTLVPLLAERGIVLSEAQVYRLVTGTPERLSLRTLTALCDILGCTPNDLIEPVAETAAVKATGTTGKPTAVSATAKTRTPRRADITRSK, from the coding sequence ATGGCACGCACACCCCAGCCCCGCCTGGGATACCGATGGCACCTGCGACGGCTGATGGCCGCCCAGGAGATGTTCGCCACCACGACACTGGTTCCGCTGCTCGCCGAGCGCGGCATCGTCCTGTCTGAAGCGCAGGTATATCGGCTCGTCACCGGCACCCCCGAGCGGTTGAGCCTGCGCACTCTGACCGCGCTCTGCGACATCCTCGGCTGCACCCCGAACGACCTCATCGAGCCCGTCGCCGAGACCGCAGCCGTCAAAGCTACCGGCACCACCGGGAAACCCACTGCCGTCTCGGCCACGGCGAAGACCCGCACCCCGCGGCGCGCGGATATCACCCGCAGCAAGTGA